A DNA window from Undibacterium sp. YM2 contains the following coding sequences:
- a CDS encoding ATP-binding protein: MNLFATDEEVNQLANRLTSAQGLDRFISQLTLAWYLRQRNSQQANTLAMSVLADLADLDAPETLRRQFHARLCLIRAEIAALFCDKKNAELLFSEAVTVFTDLNDNTGLGDASLTEALLALEQGDPAREARACAAAVGWYTKANDKLRLAIAESWVIYELAFYDPLAASVRHMAFDKQYQHREHPAVAAHLTAASGVIQGRREPARASVYYLQSSELARQAGLIRLAIISAGNSGESMQTVGDLEGAAGVFDWAAERAHETEWPALIGYAMSHLGSLLRQLGQYERSQKTLEEALNGFSRTPGGINKAIVHAELAECLLMQGETAGAIAAFGEAIALFRAAHSMDDLPQALIRYARALSVSGQADAALAAIDEARSLIHQHQFTALGVNLNQTLAEIHARHIITMPEKMDAPNAIIHYLEESLQTGELTEGWQASTELLMALSDAWADVGDSNKALLYARKAVAAEQRESKKQANNRTAMAQVRHETELIRAEAEQHRLVAVSEARRAATLQEAGATLERLGRIGQQITSNLEPEAVFEAIHFHLKDLLDATTFIIYMLSPDGQMLTQAFGVEENLPHPYHEVALTDERASSARCVRERREIKLELRPDNDFPVVPDTLETLSLLFAPLSIGDRILGVMSIQTPREYAYGERECLIFRTLCSYGAIALDNANAYRELRLTQQQLESSSLTERQARKKAEDATRLKSEFLANMSHEIRTPMNAVIGLAHLALQTRLTPKQYDYVSKIHHAGESLLGIINDILDFSKIEAGMLDVENIPFSIKDVLNSVSTLTSQKAIEKQIAYIVSIAEEVPAHLRGDPLRLGQVLTNLVNNAVKFTPAGGEIELSVSRPPTTSATTDLTFSVRDTGIGMSVAQQQSLFQPFTQADGSTTRKYGGTGLGLSISRRLVELMGGQIEVSSQENKGSTFSFTLPLEIDFTLHTASDTHAESHHSHNSNFAIQNHAGRRVLLAEDNPVNQQIAIELLSMIGITADVADNGEEAVRLIMANEPGYYAMIFMDLQMPIMDGHEAAARIRQDARLDDTPIIALTAHAVGDIRERCMREGMQDYLTKPIQPDALFSIVSHWMDTEHELPVPGSLITSTVFDDEDAGFPQFNELDTSLGLHYMGGRHEFYINMLHRFEQSQADTLHELNRLIQIGEYGNAERLSHTLKGLAGSIGATKLQKIAAELEYKLSKEEDREFILETLEPLTQSLNAVLDELKTVLPGILPQHEEIIVDEAEAKNIVTELRILLAASDADAQSLFEENETAIATQFNPDAMIQLRHYMHQFEFESAAKLIEQQ; this comes from the coding sequence ATGAATCTATTTGCTACTGACGAAGAAGTAAACCAGCTTGCCAACAGGCTGACTTCAGCACAGGGGCTGGATAGATTCATCAGTCAATTGACACTGGCCTGGTATTTAAGGCAAAGGAATAGCCAGCAGGCCAATACACTGGCGATGTCGGTTTTGGCCGATCTTGCAGACCTCGATGCCCCGGAAACCCTGAGAAGACAGTTCCATGCCCGCCTCTGCCTGATACGTGCAGAAATCGCTGCCTTATTCTGCGACAAAAAAAATGCCGAACTGTTGTTCAGTGAAGCCGTCACGGTCTTCACTGACTTGAATGATAATACAGGCTTGGGGGACGCCAGTCTGACCGAAGCCCTGCTGGCGCTGGAGCAAGGCGACCCTGCCAGAGAAGCACGGGCATGTGCAGCAGCCGTGGGCTGGTACACCAAGGCAAATGACAAACTCAGGCTCGCCATTGCAGAGTCCTGGGTCATCTATGAGCTGGCATTTTATGATCCACTCGCTGCCTCGGTCAGGCACATGGCGTTTGACAAGCAATACCAACATCGTGAGCACCCAGCCGTTGCTGCCCATTTGACAGCAGCGTCAGGAGTCATTCAAGGCAGGCGGGAACCTGCGCGGGCGTCCGTGTATTATCTACAGTCGAGTGAACTGGCCCGCCAGGCAGGCTTGATCAGGCTGGCCATCATTTCGGCAGGTAATTCTGGTGAATCCATGCAAACTGTGGGTGACCTCGAAGGTGCTGCCGGTGTCTTTGACTGGGCTGCCGAACGCGCACATGAAACGGAATGGCCAGCCCTGATAGGCTATGCCATGTCCCATCTTGGCAGCCTGCTGCGACAGTTGGGCCAGTATGAACGCAGCCAGAAAACCCTGGAAGAGGCGCTGAATGGTTTTTCCAGGACGCCAGGTGGTATCAACAAGGCCATCGTCCATGCGGAACTGGCGGAATGTCTGCTGATGCAGGGCGAAACCGCTGGGGCGATCGCGGCCTTCGGTGAAGCAATTGCGCTGTTCCGCGCAGCTCATTCCATGGACGACTTGCCGCAGGCCTTGATACGCTATGCACGGGCATTGTCAGTATCAGGCCAGGCCGATGCTGCCCTGGCGGCCATAGACGAAGCCAGATCCCTGATACACCAGCACCAGTTCACCGCGCTTGGCGTCAACCTGAACCAGACGCTGGCCGAAATACATGCGCGGCATATCATCACCATGCCGGAGAAAATGGATGCTCCCAATGCCATCATCCACTACCTGGAAGAATCCCTGCAGACAGGTGAACTGACCGAAGGCTGGCAAGCCAGTACAGAATTACTGATGGCCCTCAGTGATGCCTGGGCCGATGTAGGTGACAGCAATAAAGCCTTGTTGTATGCGCGAAAAGCCGTTGCAGCAGAACAGCGTGAGAGCAAGAAGCAGGCAAATAACCGCACAGCCATGGCCCAGGTAAGACATGAGACAGAATTGATACGTGCCGAGGCTGAACAGCACAGGCTGGTTGCCGTATCCGAAGCGCGCCGGGCAGCTACCTTACAGGAAGCTGGTGCTACGCTGGAACGTCTGGGCAGGATAGGTCAGCAAATCACCTCCAACCTGGAGCCCGAAGCTGTTTTTGAAGCTATCCACTTCCATCTCAAGGATTTGCTGGATGCGACCACCTTCATCATTTACATGCTGTCACCAGATGGACAAATGCTGACCCAGGCATTTGGCGTAGAAGAAAACCTGCCCCACCCCTACCATGAAGTCGCGCTGACAGATGAACGTGCCTCGAGTGCTCGTTGTGTTCGCGAACGACGTGAAATCAAGCTGGAATTACGGCCGGATAATGATTTCCCTGTCGTACCAGATACACTGGAAACCCTGAGCCTGTTGTTTGCCCCACTCAGCATAGGTGACCGTATCCTCGGTGTCATGAGCATACAGACACCGCGCGAATATGCTTATGGCGAGAGGGAATGCCTGATTTTTCGCACGCTGTGCTCTTACGGCGCGATTGCACTTGACAATGCCAACGCCTATCGAGAATTGCGCCTGACCCAACAGCAACTGGAGTCTTCCAGCCTGACAGAAAGGCAGGCACGCAAGAAAGCAGAAGATGCGACAAGATTAAAAAGTGAATTCCTGGCGAATATGAGCCATGAAATCCGCACGCCCATGAACGCGGTCATAGGCTTGGCCCACCTTGCGCTACAAACCAGGCTGACACCCAAGCAATATGATTATGTCAGCAAAATTCATCATGCCGGAGAGTCACTGCTGGGCATCATCAATGACATACTGGATTTTTCCAAGATAGAAGCAGGCATGCTGGATGTGGAAAATATTCCCTTCTCCATCAAGGATGTGCTCAATAGCGTATCCACCCTGACCAGCCAGAAAGCCATCGAAAAACAGATAGCCTATATCGTCAGCATCGCTGAAGAAGTACCTGCACACCTGCGTGGAGACCCGCTGCGATTGGGGCAGGTGTTGACCAACCTGGTCAATAATGCCGTCAAATTCACCCCTGCAGGCGGAGAAATTGAACTCAGTGTCAGCCGACCGCCAACCACATCTGCAACGACGGACCTGACATTCTCGGTACGGGATACTGGCATAGGAATGTCTGTGGCGCAGCAGCAAAGCCTGTTCCAGCCCTTTACCCAGGCAGATGGTTCGACAACCCGTAAATATGGGGGAACTGGCCTGGGATTATCCATCTCACGCCGCCTGGTGGAGCTGATGGGTGGGCAAATTGAAGTCAGTAGCCAAGAGAACAAAGGCTCTACATTCAGCTTTACCTTGCCACTGGAAATAGATTTTACCCTGCATACCGCATCTGACACACATGCAGAATCACACCATAGTCATAACAGTAATTTTGCAATACAAAACCATGCTGGCCGTCGGGTCTTGCTGGCTGAAGATAATCCAGTCAATCAGCAAATTGCCATAGAGCTGCTGAGCATGATAGGAATTACTGCTGACGTTGCCGACAATGGTGAAGAGGCAGTGCGCCTGATCATGGCAAATGAGCCTGGATATTACGCCATGATATTCATGGATTTGCAAATGCCCATCATGGATGGCCATGAAGCCGCTGCAAGAATCAGACAAGATGCGCGCCTGGATGACACACCTATCATCGCCCTGACTGCACATGCTGTTGGCGATATTCGGGAGCGTTGCATGCGTGAAGGCATGCAGGATTACCTGACCAAGCCTATACAACCGGATGCTTTGTTTAGCATAGTCTCGCACTGGATGGATACGGAACATGAACTGCCTGTGCCCGGCAGCCTGATCACCAGTACCGTGTTTGATGATGAGGATGCCGGATTCCCTCAATTCAACGAGCTCGACACCAGCCTGGGCCTGCATTACATGGGTGGGCGTCATGAGTTTTATATCAACATGCTGCACCGGTTTGAACAAAGTCAGGCTGATACCTTACATGAATTGAACAGACTCATACAAATTGGGGAGTATGGTAATGCAGAGAGGTTAAGTCATACCCTGAAGGGTCTGGCTGGCAGCATAGGTGCCACAAAACTGCAAAAAATAGCGGCCGAACTAGAATACAAACTAAGCAAAGAAGAAGACAGGGAATTCATCCTGGAAACCCTGGAGCCACTTACTCAGTCACTTAATGCAGTACTGGATGAGTTAAAAACGGTATTACCAGGAATTTTGCCCCAGCACGAAGAAATCATCGTCGACGAAGCCGAGGCAAAAAACATCGTGACCGAGCTGCGCATCTTACTGGCTGCATCAGACGCTGATGCGCAGAGCCTGTTTGAAGAAAACGAAACCGCAATTGCTACTCAATTCAACCCGGATGCCATGATACAACTCAGGCATTATATGCATCAGTTTGAATTTGAGTCAGCGGCAAAACTGATAGAACAGCAATAA
- a CDS encoding amidohydrolase family protein, whose product MRVSKLLPLAWAVILCLPALAAEPVTKPDIEKKKWDVNHPPGESKTVNIYTRTGTWMSVDVSPDGKQLVFDLLGDLYTLPIAGGEAKALTHSIAWEMQARFSPDGKQIAYMSDAGGGDNVWVMNVDGSNAHAVSKEDFRLLNNPVWHPNGQYIAARKHYTGTRSLGSGEIWLYHQSGGTGVQLNEKPNWQKDLGEPAFSPDGRYVYYSQDTTPGTSFEYNKNSNGQIYQIFRRDLQDGKVKALVSGPGGAVRPIPSPDGKYLAFVRRIRNQSALFLKNLQTGEETAAWPELERDMQEAWAIQGVYPAFAWMPGSKEIVVWAKGKLWRLDPFSRKAVEIPFHVKDTREVRSALRFPQEVAPDQFDVHQLRWVNVAPQGDKVVYSALGHIYVKDLPNGTPRRLTTQNAHFEFFPSFSRDGKSVVFSSWNDEKFGAVRTVELASGKETIVTKAPGKYLQARFSPDGKQVAYVKAKGGYLTTPWHGMETGVFLANTDGKSEPRLLTEEGGSPQFGKDGQAVYVTRTQYTGEVDWTTSLIRVPLDGKPEQPVAKSEFAGEFAISPDGEWLAFGERYHAYVTPLPLAGKAVTIGQKMDALPVKQLDVNAGQYLHWSGDSKRINFSLGDELFSRELKDAFAFVPGAPAELPKPVEQGQKIGFRQAADKPSGYTVISGARIVTMKGEEVIEDGRIVVKDNRIVSVGKSADVAIPAGATQIDAKGKTILPGLVDVHWHGSMGESGIIPQQSWVNYASLAFGVTTIHDPSNDTGEIFTQSELQRAGQVLGPRIYSTGTILYGAKGNFAAIVNNLDDALTHLKRLKAAGAISVKSYNQPRREQRQQVLEAARLTQMMVVPEGGSLFQTNMSMVVDGHTGVEHALPVEKVYDDVKQLWSQTQVGYTPTLGVAYGGLDGEHYWYAHTDVWKHPLLSKYVPRSVLEPRSVRRETAPEEDFNVIKVAQTATALQRAGVPVNLGAHGQREGLAAHWELWTLVKGGMTPMEAIRSGTINGARYLGMDKDIGSLEVGKLADLMIIDGDVLRDIRQSDKLSHVMLNGRLYESATLNEVGKTKKVRKAFFFEGKSGAEMPIEADEHAHGH is encoded by the coding sequence ATGCGTGTGTCAAAACTGTTGCCTCTGGCCTGGGCTGTCATACTGTGTTTGCCAGCATTGGCGGCAGAGCCAGTCACCAAGCCGGATATAGAAAAAAAGAAATGGGATGTCAATCATCCACCCGGCGAAAGCAAAACAGTCAATATTTACACCCGCACTGGTACCTGGATGAGCGTGGATGTCAGCCCGGATGGCAAGCAACTGGTGTTTGATTTGCTCGGCGACTTGTACACGCTACCCATTGCCGGTGGCGAAGCCAAGGCTTTGACGCACTCCATCGCCTGGGAAATGCAGGCGCGTTTCTCACCGGACGGCAAACAGATAGCCTATATGTCTGACGCTGGTGGCGGTGACAATGTCTGGGTTATGAATGTTGACGGCAGCAATGCCCATGCAGTCAGCAAGGAGGATTTTCGTTTATTGAATAATCCTGTCTGGCACCCGAATGGCCAGTACATTGCCGCACGCAAGCACTATACCGGCACTCGCTCACTGGGTTCTGGTGAAATCTGGCTGTATCATCAGAGCGGTGGCACAGGCGTGCAATTGAATGAAAAACCCAACTGGCAAAAAGACCTGGGGGAGCCGGCGTTCTCACCTGATGGCCGCTATGTCTACTATTCCCAAGACACAACACCAGGCACGTCCTTTGAATACAATAAAAATTCCAACGGCCAGATTTATCAAATTTTCCGTCGTGACCTGCAAGATGGCAAGGTCAAAGCGCTCGTCAGTGGCCCTGGCGGAGCAGTGCGCCCGATACCTTCTCCTGATGGCAAATACCTGGCTTTCGTGCGCCGCATCCGCAATCAGTCTGCCTTGTTCCTGAAAAATTTGCAGACTGGTGAAGAAACAGCAGCATGGCCAGAGCTGGAGCGTGACATGCAAGAGGCCTGGGCTATACAAGGCGTGTATCCAGCCTTTGCCTGGATGCCAGGCAGCAAGGAAATTGTGGTCTGGGCCAAGGGCAAACTCTGGCGTCTTGATCCATTCAGCCGCAAGGCAGTCGAAATTCCTTTTCATGTGAAAGATACCCGGGAAGTGCGCAGCGCCTTGCGCTTCCCGCAAGAAGTCGCGCCTGATCAGTTCGATGTGCATCAATTGCGCTGGGTGAATGTCGCGCCACAAGGGGACAAAGTTGTTTACTCGGCGCTGGGACATATTTATGTCAAGGACCTGCCAAATGGCACGCCACGCCGTCTGACCACACAAAACGCGCATTTTGAATTCTTCCCCAGCTTTTCACGCGATGGCAAGTCTGTGGTGTTTAGTAGCTGGAATGATGAAAAGTTCGGCGCTGTCAGAACTGTGGAGCTTGCCAGCGGCAAGGAAACCATAGTGACCAAGGCTCCGGGTAAATATTTGCAGGCGCGATTTTCACCTGATGGCAAGCAAGTTGCCTACGTCAAAGCCAAGGGTGGCTACCTGACTACGCCCTGGCATGGCATGGAAACTGGCGTATTCCTGGCGAACACAGACGGTAAATCCGAACCTCGCCTGTTGACGGAGGAGGGTGGTTCACCACAATTTGGTAAAGATGGGCAAGCAGTGTATGTCACTCGCACACAATATACTGGTGAAGTCGATTGGACTACCTCGCTGATACGCGTGCCTCTGGATGGAAAACCCGAGCAGCCAGTCGCAAAAAGTGAATTTGCCGGTGAATTTGCGATTTCACCAGATGGTGAATGGCTGGCTTTCGGCGAGCGTTACCATGCTTATGTAACGCCGTTGCCGCTGGCTGGCAAGGCAGTCACCATAGGACAGAAAATGGATGCGCTGCCTGTCAAGCAACTGGATGTGAATGCCGGGCAATACCTGCACTGGTCTGGCGACAGCAAGCGTATCAATTTCTCACTCGGCGATGAATTATTCAGCCGTGAATTGAAAGATGCTTTTGCTTTCGTGCCAGGCGCACCTGCTGAATTGCCTAAACCGGTAGAACAGGGGCAAAAAATAGGCTTCCGCCAGGCTGCTGACAAACCGAGTGGTTACACAGTCATATCCGGCGCCAGAATCGTCACCATGAAAGGCGAGGAGGTCATCGAAGATGGCCGTATTGTCGTCAAGGATAATCGCATCGTTAGCGTCGGTAAATCTGCTGATGTGGCCATACCTGCAGGCGCAACCCAGATCGATGCCAAGGGCAAAACCATCTTGCCGGGCCTGGTTGATGTGCACTGGCATGGCAGCATGGGCGAGAGCGGCATTATCCCGCAGCAAAGTTGGGTCAATTATGCTTCGCTGGCTTTTGGTGTGACGACCATCCATGATCCATCGAACGACACTGGAGAAATCTTCACGCAAAGTGAATTACAAAGAGCCGGACAAGTGCTGGGGCCACGTATTTACTCTACCGGCACTATCCTCTACGGTGCCAAGGGTAATTTTGCCGCCATCGTCAATAATCTTGATGATGCCTTGACGCATTTGAAACGCCTCAAGGCAGCAGGCGCGATTTCAGTCAAGAGCTACAACCAGCCAAGGCGTGAGCAACGCCAGCAAGTGCTGGAGGCTGCACGCCTGACACAAATGATGGTCGTGCCGGAAGGTGGTTCGCTGTTCCAGACCAATATGAGCATGGTAGTCGATGGCCATACTGGCGTTGAGCATGCCTTGCCAGTTGAGAAAGTGTATGACGATGTCAAGCAACTGTGGTCGCAAACTCAGGTAGGCTATACCCCGACCCTGGGAGTCGCCTACGGTGGCCTCGATGGCGAGCACTACTGGTATGCCCATACCGATGTCTGGAAACATCCTCTGCTGAGTAAATATGTACCGCGTTCAGTGCTGGAACCACGTAGCGTCAGACGTGAGACTGCACCGGAAGAAGACTTCAATGTCATCAAGGTGGCGCAGACTGCAACCGCCTTGCAACGTGCCGGTGTTCCCGTCAATCTGGGTGCGCATGGTCAGCGCGAAGGTCTGGCAGCGCATTGGGAATTGTGGACCCTGGTCAAAGGCGGCATGACTCCGATGGAGGCGATACGCAGCGGTACCATCAATGGCGCACGTTATCTGGGCATGGATAAGGACATAGGTTCTCTGGAAGTTGGCAAACTGGCTGACCTGATGATTATTGATGGTGATGTCCTCAGAGACATCCGGCAATCAGACAAACTCAGCCATGTCATGTTGAATGGACGTTTGTATGAATCTGCTACCTTGAATGAGGTGGGTAAAACCAAAAAAGTGCGTAAAGCTTTCTTTTTTGAGGGTAAGAGCGGCGCTGAAATGCCCATA